A single window of Halanaerobiales bacterium DNA harbors:
- the flgA gene encoding flagellar basal body P-ring formation chaperone FlgA: MKFKKIFSVLLVFLVFFSINSPSVLSAQTIKISKNEEVNSEWIKLGDIAKLTDFSPDLKEELISVKLEKAARPGYERNISKQLIRLVLKDKGYDITNFVFDIPDRIKVKTLSKKLDNNKLETFIKEHIQKNIDYEYDQIEIEITSSLSEIIIPDADYSFEISRKKSNYRGSYSLPVDIIVNKTAYKRIYVNLKTNIYKKVFVAKKNLFKGKNISKDNFEFKTASITDVDSTIISNWDNSLIKDGLLTKTISKGEILTEEYLKKPIVITWGDQIQAEIKIGGITVNTMVKAKERGKKGDFILVENLKTGKQFKAEVINRRLVRLVRN; this comes from the coding sequence ATGAAATTTAAAAAGATATTTAGTGTTTTATTGGTTTTCTTGGTGTTTTTTTCTATTAACTCCCCTTCAGTTTTATCTGCTCAAACAATAAAGATTTCTAAGAATGAAGAAGTAAACAGTGAATGGATAAAACTTGGTGATATAGCAAAGCTAACAGATTTTAGTCCTGATTTAAAAGAAGAACTAATTTCTGTTAAACTGGAAAAAGCAGCAAGACCGGGTTATGAAAGAAATATTAGCAAACAATTAATACGTCTTGTTTTAAAAGATAAAGGATATGATATTACAAATTTTGTTTTTGATATTCCGGATCGGATTAAAGTAAAGACTTTAAGTAAAAAACTAGATAATAACAAGTTGGAGACGTTTATTAAAGAGCATATACAGAAAAATATAGATTATGAATATGATCAGATAGAGATCGAGATTACCTCTTCTTTGTCTGAAATAATAATCCCGGATGCCGATTATAGTTTTGAGATTAGCCGAAAAAAAAGTAATTATCGAGGGAGTTATTCACTGCCAGTAGATATAATTGTAAATAAGACTGCCTATAAAAGAATCTATGTAAACTTAAAAACTAATATTTACAAAAAAGTTTTTGTAGCTAAAAAGAATTTATTTAAAGGCAAAAATATCTCAAAAGATAATTTTGAATTTAAAACAGCCAGTATTACAGATGTTGATAGTACTATAATAAGCAATTGGGATAATTCTTTAATAAAAGATGGCCTATTAACTAAAACAATATCTAAAGGAGAAATTCTTACAGAAGAATATCTAAAAAAACCAATTGTTATTACCTGGGGAGATCAAATCCAGGCTGAAATTAAAATTGGTGGGATTACTGTTAACACTATGGTTAAGGCTAAAGAAAGAGGTAAAAAAGGAGATTTTATACTTGTTGAAAATTTAAAGACAGGCAAACAATTTAAAGCAGAAGTTATAAATAGAAGGCTTGTACGATTAGTCCGTAATTAG
- the flgG gene encoding flagellar basal-body rod protein FlgG, with protein sequence MIGALWTAATGMDSQQTNINVISNNLANVNTTGFKKSRVNFQDLMYQQIRQPGSPNAQGSQIPVGIEVGHGSRVSATQKLFTEGSVQATDNPLDIVIEGDGFLQVQKPDGTIAYTRDGSLKLDGQGRIVTSDGYLLQPQINIPENATDISITSDGTVNVLVDGQEEAQTQGQIELVRFSNPAGLNSAGRNLYEDTMASGEPQTGQPGTQGFGTISQGFLEKSNVKVVEEMVNMISAQRAYEINSKAIQASDEMLQTASRLK encoded by the coding sequence ATGATAGGTGCTTTATGGACAGCTGCAACTGGAATGGATAGTCAACAAACTAACATAAATGTAATTTCTAATAACCTGGCAAATGTAAATACAACTGGATTCAAAAAATCAAGAGTAAACTTTCAGGATTTGATGTATCAACAGATCAGACAGCCAGGAAGTCCTAATGCTCAGGGTTCTCAAATACCGGTAGGTATTGAAGTCGGACATGGTTCTCGAGTATCAGCTACCCAAAAATTATTTACTGAAGGTAGTGTACAGGCAACTGATAATCCACTTGATATAGTAATTGAAGGAGACGGCTTTTTACAGGTGCAAAAACCTGATGGAACTATTGCCTATACTCGTGATGGTTCACTAAAATTAGATGGTCAGGGTAGAATAGTAACTTCTGATGGTTATTTATTACAGCCCCAAATTAATATTCCTGAAAATGCAACTGATATTAGTATTACTTCAGATGGTACAGTAAATGTTTTGGTAGATGGCCAGGAAGAAGCTCAAACTCAGGGCCAGATCGAATTAGTTCGTTTTTCCAATCCAGCCGGCCTAAATAGTGCTGGTCGAAATCTTTATGAAGATACAATGGCTTCTGGTGAACCACAGACTGGTCAGCCAGGAACCCAGGGTTTTGGAACAATTTCTCAGGGATTTTTGGAAAAATCTAATGTAAAAGTTGTAGAAGAAATGGTAAATATGATTTCTGCCCAACGTGCTTATGAGATAAATTCAAAAGCAATTCAGGCTTCTGATGAAATGTTACAGACAGCCAGTCGTTTAAAATAA